The Salinivibrio kushneri DNA segment CCATAACTCGTCATCTTCATTTAAGCGTACACTTGTACGCTAGAATAGATGCGTGCGATCGCTTGGTCAAGCATCCACCGTCGCCTTTGTGGGCAAAAGTGTTTCAGGGTTTGTCCCGGCTTGCCAAGTCAATGGAAGCGCTCTACTTTTTAACATCACCCAAAGGGGTCATGTCTTTAATGGCCGACGCTTCCGAACGGTATAGTTTTCCGCTCTGATGTCGATACCATAATAGATGCCTGAGCACGTATTGATATCTGTGAACGATTAACACAAGGTTAGGAAACGATGATGTCCTATCCGGCTATTCCGCATTTTGTCAAAGCGATGGGCCACCGCGTGGTGAGCTACATCCTGAATGTGACAGAAGCGGAAGGCCGCTTAATTTTGATGCAAAAACTGGGTTTGAGCCGGATTCAGCGCGACACACTCAATCAATATATTGAGCTTTGTCGCCACTTACGTGTGTCTGCAGTGGAGCAAGGAGAAAGTGAACAGTCCTTCTTCTATCGGTTGCCGCACGTGATGCAAAATGGACGCCACGTCTTAAACGTCTGGCGTGCGCAGCAGGGTGGTGAGCTGGCGACGCGAATTAATAGTTCGGACCCTTTAACCAGTGCGTTTTGCCAACTGGCGGGTGAACTTTATCCTTTATTTTTGATTAAAGCGGGACAGCGGCCGCACCTTTTTTACCGAGGGGCTGGTTATCTCACCGCGGCGATTGAGCAGTTCCCGGTCAGTAAGCAGGTTCAAAAACGTATGGCCGCTGACCCTGCTCTGTCTCGCTTATTCACAACGTCTGGGAAAGAGCCGCAGCAAACCTGCGGCGACTACAAAGATGCCAGTGGCCACCGCGGCGTGGTTAGTTTGGCCAGTTTACCCGTGTCGATTCTGGTTAATAGCTATGACTTGATGCGCATTCGCGGGGTTGTTAGCCCTGATACGTTCGTGGAAACCGTGCAAGAAATGCTGGAGATGGCACGTAGCTTAGCTGATGGCGAAGTTGCTCATATTCCGATGTTTGTGGGCTTTCGCAATGCGGCACTCACCAATTTGGCTGAATTGGATACGAAATGGGGCAGTGTGCGCCGCTATACCCCTGGGATTGCGGAATATGTTCTACAGGCGGCGCGTCTAATGGCCAAACGTCGCGATAACGGGTTCATGCTCGAGTCGGGTTATGCGTTTGCGATTAACTTTGGTGATTTTTTAGAGGACGATGATTGGCCTGAAGAGGTATTAGATGCCGAGACGGAACAACAAACCACTGAGCTGAATATTGTTTTGTGTATGGCGCTTTGCTATCTCGGGGAGCATAAGGCTTTCGTTGCCCCCGAATGGGTGTGGCGTATCGATCCTTTCTCGCTTGATAATCGGCGCCAAGACTTTGGTTCGGTAGCAGAAACGGACGACCCGGTGGCGATCAGTGAGACAGACTTAGTTGATATTGAACGCTGGAGTATGCTGGTGGATGACACCGACTCGCGTGGTATTCGCTTGGCTATGTCTCGTCTTTATAACGCGGCGAAAAAGCCAGATACACAAGACGCATTGGTGGATGTGATTATTGCGCTGAGAAATATTTTTGCCGCGAGTGAAGATATCACCCCGATAAAAAAGGCCTTGAGCCATATCCTTGCGCCAGAGAGAGACATTACTATGGTCGATAGGTTTGCCGAGGATTGGCAAGCGTTAATCACGGGTGAATTTGACGACTCGCCTGAGATCATCAGCGAAAAAGTGTACCAATGCGTCCAGCTTTGTTTGACATGTTTGCATTATTTTTACTTGCATGCCCCCAACCTGATCAGTCGCTCAGATCGCCTTACTCATTTATGCCAGAGATAAAAGTAGCCTCCTGATATCAAAAGAATCATCGCATTTTGACTGGTTTGCCCTCATTCCTCGCTATCTTGGTTTATGCTTACAGTGTTAACCCAGCCACACTCTCAGCAAAGAAGTCGGAAAGGAGAGGCTTTTGACCACACAAATACTGATCACTGACGATTCTGCGCTTGCGCGCAAGCAGCTAGCGCGAACACTCCCCGATGATTTGGACGCCGATGTACATTTTGCCGAAAATGGTAACGTGGCGTTGGACGTCTTAAGTAGTCAGCCGATCGACATCATGTTTCTTGATTTGACGATGCCGGAACTTGATGGATACCAAACGCTCGAAGCAATGCAAGAAGCCGGGATGACGGTGCCTGTCGTGGTGGTCTCAGGCGACATTCAGCCGCTTGCTCAGCAGCAAGTGCTGGAGCGGGGCGCGAAAGACTTTGTTAAAAAGCCCATCAGTCGTGAGCGCGTCGACGCATTAATCAAAGCGTATTTATCCACTGCCTCTGCGTCAGAGACCAAGCGTTCACACGCGCCAACAGAAAAACTCAGTCGCCGAGATATTTACATGGAAGTGGTGAATATTGCCATGGGGCAGGCAGCAGATAAACTTGCCCGACATTGTGGGGTGTTCGTCCACATGCCACTGCCACAGGTGAACGTGTTTGAAGTGACTGAGCTGACCATGACCATTCGTCACTTGGCACAATCAAATACTATGAACGGTGTGTGTCAGGGCTTTAGTGGGGAAGGGATCGCTGGCGAAGCACTGATGCTGATCAGTGATTCCAGTATTACCGAGATGGTGAAATTGCTGGACTATCCCGAGGATGGGTCGGTCGACAACGAGCTCGAATTGCTGGTAGATATTAGCAATATTCTGATTAGTGCCTTTTTAAAGGGCTTAGGCGATCAAGGCGCGTTAGAGTTTTCGCAAAGCTATCCGGCGCTCTTGGGTCAGCACGCTGAAGTGGATCAGTTGATAGCGGCGATGAAAGGGTCTTGGAAACGCACAGTAACCATTGAGGTGAGCTATCAGATAGACGGAACAGATATAAAATGCGATTTGTTACTATTGCTACTGGATGAGTCTTTGCCGCTGCTCGATGCGAAGTTGGCCTACCTAATGGATGAGGAGTAATGCGATGAGCACAGAAGATTTTGACCAATTCCATTGGATGCTCGACATGGTGCAGCACATCGACATGGGATTGATTGTGTTAGACAGAGACTTCCACATCCAAATGTGGAACGGCTTTATGGTCCACCATAGCGGTAAACACGCCAAAGACGTGCAAAATCGCTCGTTATTCGAGGTGTTTCCGGAAATCAATGAGCCTTGGTTTCGTGCCAAGTCGCAACCCGTGTTCGATCTCCGTTGTCGCAGTTTTATTGTCTGGCAGCAACGCCCGTACTTGTTCCGTTGTCGTCATGTTCGCCCGATCACCGGTCAGCTCCCCTTTATGTATCAAAACGTCACCATGCACCCAATGGCGAATACGCGGGGTGAGGTCAATCACATGTTTATCTCCATCCAGGATGTGACCAATGAGGCGTTGGCGAGCCAAACGCCGCGTGCCACAGCACCATCACAACAAGCCGCGCAAAAATAAGCATCTCAAAATAGCCAACCGTGAGTGTCTAGAGTGATTGTTTCCCGCGGTTGTTGCTCGTGGTTGCATGATTATCAGGGTCACAGACGGCATAAGTGCCGCCTTTTAGCGACTTCTTCGCATAATACATGGCGGCGTCGGAGCAATTAAGAAGTTGCTCAACCGACTCGCCGTGTTCCGGGTAGCACGCTATACCAATACTGGCTGATAGATGCGCCTGTTGCTGCTCATCCACCTTAAACGGCTGATTGAGGCAAGCGATGATTTTCTTGGCGACGCGAGCGGCATCTGTTGAGTGGCTGGTGTACTCTAAAATCACCGCGAATTCGTCGCCGCCCAGGCGAGCGAGGGTATCCGAATTACGGATACTCTGTCCCATCCGCTCGGCGGTTTCAATGAGCACACTGTCACCGGCATCATGGCCGTGGGTATCGTTTATTTTCTTAAAGCCATCGAGATCGATAAACAGTAGGGCAAAATGTGCGCCCTGTTGGCGTGCTTGCGCCAGCACAATATCCGCGCGCTGCTTAAACGCAACGCGGTTGAGGGCACCTGTCAGGGTGTCGGTATGCGCCATGTGCTCAAATTGCAGATAAAGACGCTTGGTTTCGTTGATATCTTGGTGGGTGCCCGCCATGCGAATCGGGTTGTGGTCGCGATCCCACTCCATGATTTTGCCTTTTGCCAAAATCCAGACCCAAAACCCCTCTTTATGTAGCATACGAAATTCGCACTCATAAAAAGGGTTAGTGTCGCTGAAGGCGGCATCAAGCTCGTTAGACGCGCGCGCGAAGTCGTCGCTATGACAAAGCTTTTCCCAGGTTTCAAAGGAAGCGGGCATTAGCTCGTGCTGTTGATAACCCAAAATTTCTGCCCAGCGCTCGTTAATGACCAGTTCTCCGCTAGGGATATGCCACTCCCAAGTGCCCACATGGGTGCCGCGGATTATTTCATCTAAGCGCTTACGCTCCAATTGCCGCTCATACTCGGTGCGTCGTGACTTAGTGAGCACAAACCACATTGTCGCAAGCCCTGCGCCGAGTACAACGATAATCAAGGATGTAAAAATCAGTTGGTCATTTTTTTGCTTGGCAATTTGCTCGGTCTGTTGTGCCACCATTTGCTCGAGTCGATTTTGATAGTGCCACAATGACTCTTGGGTGGCACGATAATCGCTGATATCGGTGATAATTGAAAAAAGGGTTGGCTCATCGTGGTAGACAATAGGTATCGACGACACCTTCACTGTTTTGGTTGTGCCGTCCGATAGCGTATGACTAAAAATGAAATAGCTTCGATCCTCTAATGCCGCCAGCTTACGTTCTTCAGCGATCGCTTCGGGGGACAGCGCATTAATGCTGGCAATATTCATTTGGCTCAGCGTCTGCTGTGAATACCCGTAAAACTCGCTGGCGGCTGGATTAGCCGCTTTTATCTTCCCCGTATCAGGATCAAGGAGCAGCATGACTAATGCATGCTTCTCAAACAGCTGCTCAAAAAGATCGTTTGTCTCTTGTGCCGTTGCGAAGGCAAACGGCACCTGCAACATCAAAAAAAACAAGATGAAAAGCGGCTTCATCACGCGTGTCGTCACTCGTCCTCTAATAAAACTTAAGCGTAACATATAGGTTATTTTTTTGTGTGACGACGACGGGCTGTTCTCACGCTATGACGCGCAGCCCGCGTTTGTATGCAGGCTTTGTGATGACGTTCACTTTGTTAAGGAAATGTTTGTTTTTATTGCGTTGATGGCGGTCGCTGACAGTTTGCAGTTAAGCGATGAGGGACATTGGGCAATTGGCTGACGCCTGTTTGTAACGCGTTAATACGGGTATCAGGTGATGGGTGAGTTGAGAGCAACTCCGGAGGTGCGCCCTTGGACGCTTTTGCCATATTTTGCCACAGGGTAACGCTCGCACTTGGATCGAACCCTGCTTGATGCATTAATTGTAGGCCAATTTTATCTGACTCTGATTCTTGGGCGCGATTATAGGGCAGCAAAATACCGACTTGCACGCCAAGCCCTAAACCTGCCATTGCCATGGCGGCATGAGGGCTATCTGATAAAGACATACCAGTAACCGTTAGCCCCAGTGCGGCAAGTTGAGAGCGAGAAAGACGTTCATTACTGTGGTCGGCTAAAACATGACCAATTTCATGACCGATCACCGCGGCTAATTGATCCGGGGTTTGTGCTACATCGAGCAGTCCGGTGTAAACGCCGATTTTGCCGCCGGGAAGGGCAAAGGCGTTGACTTGATCGCTGTCCAATACCACCACTTCCCATTCCGAGAAGTTGGTTTGCGGTGGTACGACTTTTAAGATGGCGTTGGTGACGCATTGCACGTAGGCGTTGATGGCTTGGTCGTCACTGATAGGTTGCGACTTTTTCATCTCCTCAAACGAACGCTGTCCTAGGTTCGCCATGTCATCACCGGAAAAGAGCAATAACTGGTTTCGTCCTGTTGGTGAGTGAGAGCAAGATGAAAGCACGACCATCAGGCATAGAGATAACATGACGGTTTTGGCAGTGCGTAGCATGATCATTTCCTGTATCGTTTTGCGCCACAGTCGCAGTGATTATTAGCAAAGCTATCAGAGTGCTAATGTACTGGCTTCTTGGCTTAACGTCTACTGATGCGCGCAGGCAGCGTTGGGCGCAGCTTGGTAGTCCGCGTTTCGCGCAGCGATTTCGTTTCCATCGGGACAAATGGCAATGGGTGAAAGTATTGTGAGTATTTGGAAAAAAGACATGTCATTAGTGGGGTTAAATGCCTCTTCAGCCAATACATTGGTCGCGCATTTGGGTATTGAATACACCGCATTTGACGATAACAGCTTAACGGGCACCATGCCGGTGGCCCCGTACACGCATCAGCCGCTGGGTATGCTCCATGGCGGGGCGTCTGTCGTGCTCGCGGAAACATTGGGCTCCTTGGCGGCGAACATGTGTGTGCCGGAAGGAAAGTACTGCGTCGGGTTGGACATCAATGCGAATCATCTGCGTGCGATGCGAGAAGGCACGGTGACTGGCGTGGCGACCCCTGTGCATCTCGGCGCAACTACGCAGGTGTGGAATATCACCATCCAGGATGAACGAGGCCGAGATGTGTGCGTGAGCCGGCTTACGATGGCGGTGCTTAGCGATAAACGCGCCGATAAGCCTTTGGAGGAACGCGCTAATGGTGGTTGATATCGAGCAAGGTAAGTTGATCGTGACCGCCCATGAGGTGGTGATCAAATTGCCCGCAATGAAATTGAGCATGCAGGTGCAATCCGACTCGCTACAGATTATCGCCGACGCCAATGTGCTGGTGGCCGATGCCGGTGATGTCCGTTGGTCACTGCCGTTAAGTGCACAACATATTGCGTTAATTTCAGATATGACGGGCATCCAACCTCAGTAGTCGCCTCACCAACACCGTGCAAGTGGTCACGACCACTGGCACGGTTTGTTTGATGCGCCGTTAGCTGTGCGAGGCGGTCACTTCGTAGCTGGTAAACTTGCGCACGTTGATCACGCCCGTATCAAATATCAGATACTGACCTTTAATGCCTTGCAACACTCCACCCACTTCCGGATTTTTATCAAAATTGTGTGAGTTTATCTTGGTAGGGTGTTCAGTGACAGGGTAACTAAAGCTTAGGGCATCTAGCTCGGCGGGCAGCACGGCATCGCTACCATATTGCAGGCGAATATCAGCGAGATCTGACTCAATGGCTTGGGTCAGACGCGTTGCTTCGGCATGGAGATCAAGCTGAGCATTATCGCCTTTTAAAAGAGCACGCCAATTGGTTTTATCCGCCACATGTTGCGCCATCGCGACTTCAACTAGCCCGGAAATCTGGCGCGTTTTCACCTGAAACAGAGGGAGCGCTTGCGTGGCACCTTGATCATGCCAACGTGTGGGCATTTGGTTGGCGCGGGTAATACCCACCTTCAATCCCGAGGTGTTGGCAAGATAGACAATATGATCGGTCATACAAAATTGCTCGCCCCACTCGGGTTCGCGACAGGTACCTTGTGCATAGTGACAGGTTTCCGGTTTCATAATACACATGTCGCAGCGGGCGAGTTTTTTCATACAGGGGTAGCAGTGACCTTGCGAATAGCTTTTCTTGGTTTTTCGCCCACAGGCATCGCAAAAGATATTGCCAGTGTGGGTCAGGGTTAGTGTTTGTCCAAGGAGAGGGTTGAGATGCAGTTCTTCGTCACCGACACGCAGAAAGTACTGTACCTCTGTGCCGGCTTCTGTGCGCATCTTATCTAAGGTTCCAATCACGACATTGCTCATTCTAGTTTTAGTAAGAGCGGCAAGTTTAGCAAATGGGAGAGAGCGGAGTAAGGCAGAGAGGAAAACAGGCAAGCGGCAACCTGCCTGTCTCGAAAACGGATTAGCCGAGGCGAGCTTCTAGGCTTTTTTGCGTGTCTGTGGTGTGCTCACGATAAAGCGTAACCGAGACCACTAAGAGATCTTTCTTGGTATCTTCACTAACCTGTTCGATCACGAAATAATCTGCTTCTTCTTTTTCCACCCCGCGTTCGGCCAGGCGTAAGACATCTTCTTGAATATTGCCTTGTATCTCTACGTTGGCCGTTTCTTCAAAGTCGCCAAAATCGAGTGTGGATTTGGCGATAAGTTCAGGTGCAGCAGAGGCGTGGAATGATAAAAAAGAAAGAAAAAAGAGCGCGATAGAAAGACGTTTTTTCATAGTGCATCAGGTATGTGGGTGAATGTACTAACAACCTACTACGGCGCGAGAGTGTGGTTGTCAGCGTGATGTTAGAAACGCAACATCGATGCCTATCGTGTTGCGTCCTCGATGTCGTCGCTAAATACGTCGTTGTCACTGCGCGCATCTTGGCCGTGAAGCACGCCAATATCACCGAGATAATCGGCTAATAAATCGTCATCGGTCGGGATGACTTGATGTTGTAAGCTATCCATTTTTTCTCCTTGGGTGACTTCAACAGTCCATATGAAGGGAGGCTAACGACCCTTTATGTCATCACCATGACAATGTGCTAGCCTCTCGCAATCTTTTGGGGAGGTCAATCGCTTTTAGCGCTCATTGGCTTTAAACGTCGCCACCACCGGGCAGTGATCGCTAAGTCGATAGTTCATCACCTTGTGATAGGCAAAATGATGCTGAAAGCTGTATTGCCACCGAGAAGCCAGTGATTCAGACACCAAAATATGATCGACCAAACGGCTATACATCACTTGATTCCATGTTTGGGTGCGCCAGTTGTAGCGTCTCGCTTTGCACCGTGCACGCACGCTTTGGGTGACATTAACAATATCGGGTGGGGCGGAGGTATTTTCAAGGAGGGCTTGGCGAAATTGTTGCCAATAGGGATCCTGTTTATCACTGATATAGCGATTGAAGTCGCCAGCAATGAGAATGTTTTTATCACCATGTTCAAGCACCCAATCGGCTAACACACTGAATTGCTTGCGCAGTTTGTTGCAACTTCGTGAGGCTTGGGTTTGTTTGAAACACCCAGATTTCAGGTGTATCGATAGAATATGTATTGGTGCTTGATTAGGCGGCGTAACTACTAAATAGGTGCCATATCGCAGTGATGGGACGCCAAAAAAACCCGGCAGCGCGATTTGACGCAGATCGTTAGGATCCTCCACCTTCCAACCTTTGCGCACGGCAATCCCGGTGAGCTGCTGGCTTTGGGATCGTGCTTTAAGTTCTGCATAGCGGTCGGAAAAATAGACAGTATAATCCTCCGCGGGAACGACGCGTGCCAGCGCCTCAGGACTAT contains these protein-coding regions:
- a CDS encoding response regulator, translating into MTTQILITDDSALARKQLARTLPDDLDADVHFAENGNVALDVLSSQPIDIMFLDLTMPELDGYQTLEAMQEAGMTVPVVVVSGDIQPLAQQQVLERGAKDFVKKPISRERVDALIKAYLSTASASETKRSHAPTEKLSRRDIYMEVVNIAMGQAADKLARHCGVFVHMPLPQVNVFEVTELTMTIRHLAQSNTMNGVCQGFSGEGIAGEALMLISDSSITEMVKLLDYPEDGSVDNELELLVDISNILISAFLKGLGDQGALEFSQSYPALLGQHAEVDQLIAAMKGSWKRTVTIEVSYQIDGTDIKCDLLLLLLDESLPLLDAKLAYLMDEE
- a CDS encoding PAS domain-containing protein, yielding MSTEDFDQFHWMLDMVQHIDMGLIVLDRDFHIQMWNGFMVHHSGKHAKDVQNRSLFEVFPEINEPWFRAKSQPVFDLRCRSFIVWQQRPYLFRCRHVRPITGQLPFMYQNVTMHPMANTRGEVNHMFISIQDVTNEALASQTPRATAPSQQAAQK
- a CDS encoding sensor domain-containing diguanylate cyclase gives rise to the protein MTTRVMKPLFILFFLMLQVPFAFATAQETNDLFEQLFEKHALVMLLLDPDTGKIKAANPAASEFYGYSQQTLSQMNIASINALSPEAIAEERKLAALEDRSYFIFSHTLSDGTTKTVKVSSIPIVYHDEPTLFSIITDISDYRATQESLWHYQNRLEQMVAQQTEQIAKQKNDQLIFTSLIIVVLGAGLATMWFVLTKSRRTEYERQLERKRLDEIIRGTHVGTWEWHIPSGELVINERWAEILGYQQHELMPASFETWEKLCHSDDFARASNELDAAFSDTNPFYECEFRMLHKEGFWVWILAKGKIMEWDRDHNPIRMAGTHQDINETKRLYLQFEHMAHTDTLTGALNRVAFKQRADIVLAQARQQGAHFALLFIDLDGFKKINDTHGHDAGDSVLIETAERMGQSIRNSDTLARLGGDEFAVILEYTSHSTDAARVAKKIIACLNQPFKVDEQQQAHLSASIGIACYPEHGESVEQLLNCSDAAMYYAKKSLKGGTYAVCDPDNHATTSNNRGKQSL
- a CDS encoding M48 family metallopeptidase yields the protein MLRTAKTVMLSLCLMVVLSSCSHSPTGRNQLLLFSGDDMANLGQRSFEEMKKSQPISDDQAINAYVQCVTNAILKVVPPQTNFSEWEVVVLDSDQVNAFALPGGKIGVYTGLLDVAQTPDQLAAVIGHEIGHVLADHSNERLSRSQLAALGLTVTGMSLSDSPHAAMAMAGLGLGVQVGILLPYNRAQESESDKIGLQLMHQAGFDPSASVTLWQNMAKASKGAPPELLSTHPSPDTRINALQTGVSQLPNVPHRLTANCQRPPSTQ
- a CDS encoding hotdog fold thioesterase; translated protein: MSIWKKDMSLVGLNASSANTLVAHLGIEYTAFDDNSLTGTMPVAPYTHQPLGMLHGGASVVLAETLGSLAANMCVPEGKYCVGLDINANHLRAMREGTVTGVATPVHLGATTQVWNITIQDERGRDVCVSRLTMAVLSDKRADKPLEERANGG
- a CDS encoding DUF3389 family protein — encoded protein: MVVDIEQGKLIVTAHEVVIKLPAMKLSMQVQSDSLQIIADANVLVADAGDVRWSLPLSAQHIALISDMTGIQPQ
- a CDS encoding DUF2797 domain-containing protein, which translates into the protein MSNVVIGTLDKMRTEAGTEVQYFLRVGDEELHLNPLLGQTLTLTHTGNIFCDACGRKTKKSYSQGHCYPCMKKLARCDMCIMKPETCHYAQGTCREPEWGEQFCMTDHIVYLANTSGLKVGITRANQMPTRWHDQGATQALPLFQVKTRQISGLVEVAMAQHVADKTNWRALLKGDNAQLDLHAEATRLTQAIESDLADIRLQYGSDAVLPAELDALSFSYPVTEHPTKINSHNFDKNPEVGGVLQGIKGQYLIFDTGVINVRKFTSYEVTASHS
- a CDS encoding endonuclease/exonuclease/phosphatase family protein encodes the protein MATWNFEWLTLKDDQRAGIRHQDDYQQLSSIFVQLAPDVLAFQEVDSPEALARVVPAEDYTVYFSDRYAELKARSQSQQLTGIAVRKGWKVEDPNDLRQIALPGFFGVPSLRYGTYLVVTPPNQAPIHILSIHLKSGCFKQTQASRSCNKLRKQFSVLADWVLEHGDKNILIAGDFNRYISDKQDPYWQQFRQALLENTSAPPDIVNVTQSVRARCKARRYNWRTQTWNQVMYSRLVDHILVSESLASRWQYSFQHHFAYHKVMNYRLSDHCPVVATFKANER